In a genomic window of Quercus lobata isolate SW786 chromosome 4, ValleyOak3.0 Primary Assembly, whole genome shotgun sequence:
- the LOC115985852 gene encoding probable LRR receptor-like serine/threonine-protein kinase At1g56140, with product MLGSNTGLTGRIPSFIGNWSKLQTLRLQGNSFEGPIPSSFSNLTSLTDLRIGDLSNGSSSLAFIKEMKSLSILYDSSLQSVGFGAMEARGPWCLPWALGRRARKLYAATVVSAK from the exons AT GTTGGGATCAAACACTGGGCTCACTGGCCGGATACCTAGCTTCATAGGGAATTGGTCAAAACTTCAAACCTT GAGGCTTCAAGGAAACTCTTTTGAAGGCCCTATACCATCGTCATTTTCCAATTTAACTTCTTTGACAGACTT GAGAATAGGTGATTTATCTAATGGCAGCTCTTCACTGGCATTCATTAAGGAAATGAAGTCTCTAAGCATCTTGTACGATTCCAGCTTACAGTCAGTGGGCTTTGGTGCTATGGAAGCCAGAGGTCCATGGTGTTTGCCATGGGCCCTAGGCAGGAGAGCAAGGAAACTCTATGCTGCTACTGTTGTATCAGCAAAGTGA